The Coregonus clupeaformis isolate EN_2021a chromosome 20, ASM2061545v1, whole genome shotgun sequence genome contains a region encoding:
- the LOC123481521 gene encoding mastermind-like protein 3: MSRQPGAVPPPHPAGGVASGAGPNQGAGAPPGYLGNQQQAAMMKQMMVMEQEKRVQLHMMEQQKQQLMREQRQQQQQQQQLLAEQLQQQQQQQQQHLPRQMVQGQRNPYPQVNQYQGNILYTPTPRSTSTIIHPYPQVNQYHYTPLPPGQPVPR, translated from the exons ATGTCGCGGCAGCCCGGTGCCGTCCCGCCCCCTCACCCTGCCGGGGGTGTGGCCTCTGGCGCAGGGCCCAATCAGGGCGCAGGGGCCCCTCCCGGTTACCTGGGCAACCAGCAGCAGGCGGCCATGATGAAACAGATGATGGTGATGGAGCAGGAGAAGAGAGTCCAGCTCCACATGATGGAACAACAGAAACAACAGCTAATGAGAGAGcagagacaacaacaacaacaacaacaacaactactggctgaacag ctccagcagcagcagcagcagcagcagcagcatctccCCAGACAGATGGTCCAGGGTCAGAGAAACCCCTACCCCCAGGTCAACCAGTACCAAGGTAACATATTATACACCCCTACCCCCAGGTCAACCAGTACCATTATACACCCCTACCCACAGGTCAACCAGTACCATTATACACCCCTACCCCCAGGTCAACCAGTACCAAGGTAA